The sequence below is a genomic window from Primulina huaijiensis isolate GDHJ02 unplaced genomic scaffold, ASM1229523v2 scaffold207960, whole genome shotgun sequence.
CCTGTGATGCTTATCTTGATGCTCAAGTGATATTGCCTCTTCGCCCTGTTTATGAGACTGCATATATATTGAAGTTTGGTGAAGCTCCCCCGCTACGGACACTCAGTCATCCATAGGCTTCTGATGAGAAAGCTAACTTCTGGGCTTGAAGAGCTCATACTTAGCGCAAACTTGTTATCAAGGTTAGTTTTGCTCCTCGTCTTTCTTTATACAGCGAGGATGGATTAAGACGTAGAGGACAAGCATTGCCGTTTTGTATGGTTTCAAATTCTTGGAAATATTGTATACGATTAATCTTGAACTTGGAGATGGCTTTTGAAGGGGGTAGAGTCCGTTCTGAAAAAATTGGTACATCCTATAAATCATACCTTCATACAAATTTCAACATCTTTCACTTCCATTTTTTTCGCTGTCACGTAGCCAACTTCAGACAATATTCGAACAATTGTGTTCATTTTTTTGCGAAGAGTCTGAGGGTTTAAAGACCAAATTTTGGTGTTAAAAAATTGCCATCAAGGTTTAACCCCACTCATAAAGAGTCTAAGTTCAGTTATAAATGCAGTTTCCATTGTTTTACAGTACATTATGTTGGGATAAAAGATATCAATAGCCTACTTCAAGTTTACACTAAAATGTTCCCTAAGGCGAAAGCAACGTAAATCTACGTTTCATCAGCATCCGAAGTCATAGGACACCAACCCCTTCAGCTCAGGGCCATTAAGTCTGTTGTTCTCAAAACTGCACAATAGAAGATATGGTGTTAAAACAGATTGTCAAGAAAGTAAACATCGGTCGTAGAATATTACTGACAAATAAAGTCTCACGTTGATGAACCAAGCAAGGGTGCGTGTTGGTTAACGATCATGCTCATAACTGGAATTGTGAAAATCATACCCTTTTGAAAGGGAAGGCAGaagatataattataaaattgtaTCATTCTAAAAACAAAATCTAGCACtcatttattttctgaaaacacATATTCAGGTAACATTTTACAAAAATACCCCAAGACAACAAACTCCTGTATGTTTTGCAAGTTAGTATTAGAAGAATTGAATGGTGCAGATAAACTGATCTGGAATGCCAAGGCAGGATCTGAGTTTTTCGAGGGttcattaataataaaaaaaaaaaaaaagtaccttTCCATGGGAAAATTTCCGAATGGGCCATCAACTGGTATTGTTCCACAAAGATCGTTATTCGAGACATCACTACAAGAATTCACGGACCAAACATGAGTTATCCACAAAACCTATGAAACACTAATTTTTGCTACATTTCCAATGACATGAGAAATGAATTTTGCTTACAAAAGTTTGAGCTTAGATAGATTGGTGAGTTCCCTTGGGATTGATCCAGTTAGCTTGTTATCATTTACCCGACTGAGAGTTTAACTTCACGCTTCAATATTTTGAACTTGAAAAAACCAACACTGTTGGAACTTATGAATGTATGAGATTTTTACTTACAGAAATCTAAGAGACTTCAATTTAGAGAGCGATTTCGGTATCTTCCCTTCAAACTTGTTTCCATACAGATCCAAGCTAATAAGTTTCTCCAAATTGCCCAACTCATCTGGGATTTGTCCTCCTATGTTATTTTTGTAAAGTTCCCTGCAATTCACTCATCAAAAATTCACAATTACTACAAGGAAAAGGTTTGAAAAACATCgacttttgattttttatgatgaaacaATAGCTATCATTAAAAACATCAAATATGTGTATCCAGAACAAGGCCAGCTAATATTGTCAAAATAACCATATAAACTTGTAAGCTTAATGCCAAAAAACACGAAGTTTCCTCTATTATAGACTGCTCCCCATACAAGAGTTCCCTTTTAACAAAAATGGTCTACATTAATCTACTTTGTGTAGGATCAAGTGTCTACAGCCGTACCAAAAATTATAGGTGGTGGTATGAACCTTTGAAGCAATAAAATAGCTCAAAAAACACACGTTAATCACAATACAACAGCAACCGTTACTACCCATAACATATGAAAATCAAATTACAGaatttaaaacatgattttaaaaACCAAAAATGGAATAAAACTGTAACAAAGTTCAAAGTTTAGGTAGTACAAATACTGAAGGTGCTTCAGTTCACCAAGCTCTGAACCTAATGACCCAGAGATGTTGGAATTTCCCAAGTCCCTGCGATCAAACAACATTATTGTAAGACAAGTTGAatcatgttttgaagaaaaGTAAGAACGGTATAAGAGTTAAATTGTAATTAATATGAAAGGAAAGTAGACATCTTACAGGCGAATTACATGGCTGTTGGAGTCACAAGTGACGTGAAACCAAGTGCAAGGATTTACGAGTGTTGGATCCCAGCTTTGAAGAACATTTGTGGGGTCTGAAAGCCTGATTCTCAAAGCATGCAACGCATTTCCTGcaaattaaaaacaaacaaaaaaaggaAATCAACAAATTTCAAGCcattttttctatatatttttttgctcATGTTGAATTCGGTTCCATTTGGAAACCATCAAATTCATTGAAAGATCAAACCAAAGCTGGAAAAAGATCTAAAAATGCAGCAAATCCAAAGTTATCCAAGCAGATACAATAAATTTATATCATGAAATTATTCATTGATTTCAAATCCCCAATCTTGCACAAAAGTATGTGCCTTTCTTACAAAAAAGGTAAATTCATTGTAAATTTCTCTGAGGAAAAGTGATTGAAGAAGCAAACTTCAGAACTTTTCTTGGAAACAGAAAGTGTGCAGGGCTTTTACTTCAAATAGCAAATTCAGAATAGTTTCTTTGAAGGGAAAAATATATGCAAATATCAAACTCAAATCCTAACATAAAACTCTGCGaacaaaaatcaaactcaaATACTGAAAAATGATCAAGAACAAGGAAAGAAGAACCCTTTTGAAATGGGCTCTTCGTATATTCACTCAAGAAACTCTCCAAAACAAGATTGAAGTATTGAAACACGACAAAAAACTGCAACGCAAAAATTCGAACACAGGAGCTTTTACATAAAATTCTT
It includes:
- the LOC140966778 gene encoding leucine-rich repeat protein 2-like isoform X2; this translates as MSTPINVLLVKLTFEFLPPSFSVKVMASPSLFLGFILPIFFSLSSTVCTNSEGNALHALRIRLSDPTNVLQSWDPTLVNPCTWFHVTCDSNSHVIRLDLGNSNISGSLGSELGELKHLQYLELYKNNIGGQIPDELGNLEKLISLDLYGNKFEGKIPKSLSKLKSLRFLRVNDNKLTGSIPRELTNLSKLKLFDVSNNDLCGTIPVDGPFGNFPMESFENNRLNGPELKGLVSYDFGC
- the LOC140966778 gene encoding uncharacterized protein isoform X1 gives rise to the protein MSTPINVLLVKLTFEFLPPSFSVKVMASPSLFLGFILPIFFSLSSTVCTNSEGNALHALRIRLSDPTNVLQSWDPTLVNPCTWFHVTCDSNSHVIRLDLGNSNISGSLGSELGELKHLQYLELYKNNIGGQIPDELGNLEKLISLDLYGNKFEGKIPKSLSKLKSLRFLRVNDNKLTGSIPRELTNLSKLKLFDVSNNDLCGTIPVDGPFGNFPMERYFFFFFIINEPSKNSDPALAFQIMLDFVFRMIQFYNYIFCLPFQKGMIFTIPVMSMIVNQHAPLLGSST